One region of Desulfomicrobium macestii genomic DNA includes:
- a CDS encoding response regulator, which produces MASIRESIRESINERHLLVVLTLVIGLGACFFLYTHFAQKERAHFSEKKSVLETAFKASVQMYRLAMEGFYDTSLNTGEVLELMREASGAQENEKALARGRLYRKLFPLFEAMQRQNLRQLHFHLADGTSFLRFNMSEHYGDRLFETRPLVKYASEFKKPAQGFEIGHTGTGFRYIFPLGDGDRHLGSVETLITTKALRDALAGIDPGRESSFILSGELNDALLFPEQKWLYSASTLNPDFLVEDANAFLPTSPPPLSPQALSINKALAGDPDLDAAMEQGLSFATSVNVDGADFDVILLPLKDILERTTGYLVSYSRDRAVASYRREFHTSMFLAAGVLALLFVLISRLRERSLALDAERGNLRAMNDALAEGVYVTNPEGVITRINPAGCQILGYSEEELLGRIGHDIFHCHKGNTYLSKSDCPFLKALSRGEPYDAQECFLGKDGKLLQVEVASRPIFSKGLFVSTVTAFHDITERKHTEMALQESEFLQRSLMEHLPVGLIIIDAKTRIIEKINPAAALLFGAPEAEIVGKRCHRFLCPASESRCPIVDLGRNMDNSDRMMIRSDGTGIPVLKTVTRISVGGTDKLLECLVDIRDRKEAEESMRMLNRQLEQTIARAEKLASEAEVANQAKSSFLAIMSHEIRTPMNAILGMVHLALGTDLSIRQRDYLTKVERSAKALLGILNDILDFSRVEAGKIALENVEFDLTEVLDNLAAVVGVRVQEGPEFVIMVGGDVPRVLIGDPLRLGQILINLAGNAAKFTHEGEIRVSVSLEDTTAGQSARLGFEVMDTGIGMTSEQIKTLFSPFSQGDASTTRRYGGSGLGLSICKHLVELMGGELSVSSQPAKGSTFAFKADFLLSSTAPSAGDFSGILEEARQWRMLVIDDLDSSRQVILDALHGMGLDAVGVASAALGLDVLENNRDGAPWLALVDWKLPDMSGFDLFERMARLPGPDPAPRAILLCPFGQGTLIKSAPEHGFAAVVTKPVSRTSLANGVSEALGVDLQLGQYCPVNLAGESRSLYDGGRILLAEDNELNQQVAKGILEQAGLTVVLASNGREALKMAEEGEFDLIFMDIQMPLMDGFEAARRIKSITRLVGLPIVAMTAHVLPEEQQRIREGGMDDHVFKPIDPDEVYRVLNRWLQPKACRVALPVQMPESQDVPVLRDIDTCGGVRRFLGDKDAYFKTLLQVRREYSQAMSVLRAQLEGGAFKEARMYVHTLLGMCGNLGATRVVTAAADLERALDAENLHEVDALYVQMRISFDAMLSEIGRIGDFTAKDRRLPALDDRDLALLLEELLPGLRSRTPMNCQAVADKLCNAIPSRNYQGDVARVCALMDQYNYAPALALVENMLERMHRGR; this is translated from the coding sequence ATGGCTTCCATCCGCGAATCCATCCGTGAGTCCATCAACGAGCGCCACTTATTGGTGGTGCTCACCCTTGTCATCGGCCTTGGCGCCTGTTTTTTTCTGTACACGCACTTCGCCCAGAAGGAGCGGGCTCATTTCTCCGAGAAGAAGAGCGTCCTTGAGACGGCTTTCAAGGCCAGCGTGCAGATGTACCGACTGGCCATGGAGGGATTTTACGACACGTCCCTGAATACCGGGGAAGTGCTCGAACTCATGCGCGAAGCTTCCGGGGCGCAGGAGAACGAAAAGGCGCTGGCGCGCGGGCGTCTCTACAGAAAGCTGTTTCCGCTTTTCGAGGCCATGCAGCGTCAAAACCTGCGCCAGCTGCATTTTCATCTGGCCGACGGCACGAGTTTCCTGCGCTTCAACATGTCCGAGCATTACGGAGACCGGCTTTTCGAAACCCGCCCGCTGGTGAAGTACGCAAGCGAATTCAAAAAGCCCGCGCAGGGCTTTGAAATCGGACATACGGGCACGGGATTTCGCTACATATTTCCCCTGGGCGATGGCGACAGGCATCTGGGTAGCGTGGAGACGCTCATCACCACCAAGGCACTGCGCGACGCGCTGGCGGGCATCGACCCCGGCCGCGAAAGTTCGTTCATCCTATCCGGCGAATTGAACGACGCGCTGCTTTTTCCCGAACAAAAATGGCTCTACAGCGCATCGACCCTGAATCCCGATTTTCTGGTGGAGGACGCCAACGCCTTTCTGCCGACCAGCCCTCCGCCCCTGTCGCCGCAGGCTCTGAGCATCAACAAGGCCCTCGCCGGTGATCCGGACCTGGATGCCGCCATGGAGCAGGGCCTGTCTTTCGCCACCAGCGTCAATGTCGATGGCGCCGATTTCGATGTGATCCTGTTGCCTCTGAAGGATATCCTGGAGCGCACCACGGGCTATCTGGTCAGCTACTCGCGTGATCGGGCCGTGGCCTCATACCGGCGGGAGTTCCATACCTCCATGTTTCTTGCGGCCGGGGTTCTGGCCCTGCTTTTCGTGCTGATTTCCAGACTGCGTGAGCGAAGTCTGGCCCTTGATGCAGAGCGCGGCAATCTGCGCGCAATGAACGACGCACTGGCCGAAGGCGTGTACGTCACCAATCCCGAGGGCGTCATAACCCGGATCAATCCGGCCGGGTGCCAGATTCTCGGATACTCCGAAGAGGAACTTCTGGGGCGGATCGGTCACGATATCTTTCATTGCCACAAAGGGAACACGTACCTGTCGAAGTCCGACTGCCCGTTTCTGAAGGCGCTCAGCCGTGGTGAGCCGTACGACGCGCAGGAGTGCTTTCTGGGCAAGGACGGAAAACTCCTGCAGGTGGAAGTGGCCAGCCGTCCAATTTTCAGCAAGGGGCTTTTCGTCAGCACGGTGACGGCCTTTCACGACATCACCGAGCGCAAGCACACGGAAATGGCACTGCAGGAGAGCGAATTTCTGCAGCGCAGCCTGATGGAGCATCTCCCGGTGGGGCTGATCATCATCGATGCGAAGACCAGAATCATCGAGAAGATCAACCCGGCCGCGGCCCTGCTTTTTGGCGCGCCCGAAGCGGAGATCGTCGGGAAGCGCTGTCACCGCTTCCTGTGTCCGGCCAGCGAGAGCCGTTGCCCCATAGTGGATCTGGGCCGCAACATGGACAATTCCGACCGGATGATGATCCGTTCGGACGGAACAGGCATTCCGGTGCTCAAGACCGTGACCAGGATCAGTGTCGGCGGAACGGACAAGCTGCTTGAGTGTCTGGTGGACATCCGGGACAGGAAGGAGGCCGAGGAGTCCATGCGGATGCTCAACCGGCAGCTCGAGCAAACCATCGCCCGCGCCGAGAAGCTGGCCAGCGAGGCGGAAGTCGCCAACCAGGCCAAAAGCAGTTTTCTGGCCATCATGAGCCATGAAATCCGCACGCCCATGAACGCCATTCTCGGCATGGTCCACCTGGCCCTCGGCACCGACCTCTCCATCCGCCAGCGCGATTATCTGACCAAGGTCGAGCGCTCGGCCAAGGCGTTGCTTGGCATCCTGAACGACATCCTTGATTTTTCCAGGGTCGAGGCGGGCAAGATCGCCCTGGAGAATGTCGAGTTCGACCTGACCGAGGTTCTGGATAATCTGGCTGCGGTCGTGGGCGTGCGCGTCCAGGAGGGGCCGGAGTTTGTGATCATGGTCGGCGGCGATGTGCCGCGTGTGCTTATCGGAGATCCCTTGCGCCTCGGCCAGATCCTGATCAACCTGGCGGGCAACGCCGCCAAATTCACGCACGAGGGAGAGATTCGGGTCAGCGTTTCCCTTGAGGACACTACTGCGGGCCAGTCCGCGCGGCTTGGCTTCGAAGTGATGGACACCGGCATCGGCATGACTTCGGAACAGATCAAAACCCTCTTCAGCCCGTTTTCCCAGGGAGACGCCTCGACCACAAGACGCTACGGGGGCAGCGGGTTGGGGCTGTCCATCTGCAAGCACCTCGTGGAACTCATGGGCGGGGAATTGAGCGTGAGCAGCCAACCTGCAAAGGGAAGCACGTTCGCTTTCAAGGCTGACTTTCTCCTCTCATCCACGGCTCCGTCCGCCGGCGATTTTTCCGGAATTCTGGAAGAGGCCCGTCAGTGGCGCATGCTGGTCATCGACGACCTGGATTCATCCCGCCAAGTCATTCTGGATGCTCTGCACGGCATGGGTCTGGATGCCGTGGGGGTGGCTTCGGCGGCTCTGGGGCTCGACGTGCTCGAAAACAACCGAGACGGCGCGCCCTGGCTCGCGCTTGTGGACTGGAAGTTGCCGGATATGAGCGGCTTTGATCTCTTCGAGCGCATGGCCCGTCTTCCCGGCCCTGATCCTGCTCCCCGGGCGATCCTGCTGTGCCCCTTCGGCCAGGGTACGTTGATCAAGAGCGCCCCCGAACATGGGTTCGCGGCCGTGGTGACCAAGCCCGTGAGCCGCACATCCCTGGCCAACGGGGTGTCCGAGGCCCTGGGCGTTGATTTGCAGCTCGGCCAGTATTGTCCCGTCAATCTCGCCGGCGAGAGCCGGTCCCTGTATGATGGCGGACGCATCCTGCTGGCCGAGGACAACGAACTCAATCAGCAGGTGGCCAAGGGCATTCTGGAGCAGGCAGGCCTGACCGTGGTCCTGGCGTCGAACGGCCGGGAGGCCCTGAAAATGGCCGAGGAGGGCGAGTTCGACCTGATCTTCATGGATATCCAGATGCCCCTCATGGATGGTTTCGAGGCCGCGCGGCGGATAAAGTCCATCACGCGCCTGGTCGGCCTGCCCATCGTGGCCATGACGGCTCATGTCCTCCCCGAGGAGCAGCAGCGGATCAGGGAAGGAGGCATGGACGATCATGTCTTCAAACCCATCGATCCGGACGAGGTGTATCGCGTGCTGAACCGTTGGCTGCAACCCAAGGCCTGCCGCGTGGCCCTGCCTGTCCAGATGCCGGAAAGTCAGGACGTTCCTGTCTTGCGGGACATCGACACGTGCGGAGGAGTGAGGCGTTTTCTGGGCGACAAGGATGCGTATTTCAAGACTCTTTTGCAGGTGCGCCGGGAGTATTCACAGGCCATGTCCGTGCTGCGCGCCCAGCTTGAGGGCGGAGCGTTCAAGGAAGCCAGAATGTATGTGCACACTTTGCTCGGGATGTGCGGCAATCTTGGCGCCACAAGGGTCGTGACGGCGGCCGCTGATCTTGAACGCGCTCTGGATGCTGAAAACCTGCACGAGGTTGACGCCCTGTACGTTCAAATGCGCATCAGCTTTGATGCCATGCTCAGCGAAATAGGCAGGATTGGGGATTTCACGGCCAAGGACCGTCGGCTTCCCGCTCTGGATGACCGGGATCTGGCTCTGTTGCTGGAGGAACTTTTGCCCGGATTGCGCTCACGCACGCCCATGAACTGTCAGGCCGTGGCGGACAAGCTCTGCAACGCGATTCCTTCAAGGAATTACCAGGGAGATGTGGCCCGGGTTTGCGCTCTCATGGATCAGTACAACTACGCGCCGGCGTTGGCGCTTGTGGAAAACATGCTGGAACGGATGCACAGGGGACGATGA
- a CDS encoding HD-GYP domain-containing protein, with the protein MELSHCRVLAVDDTKLNLDILVNSLGADYELAVALDGVTALKMVQASPPDLILLDIMMPGMNGYEVLAKLKSRPETRAVPVIMISALSDLHTKSRGFQLGAVDYVSKPFEVEELRARVRTHLSLAQAHKDLRRHNEILEEKVRERTRELILTQQATIESMAALAEYRDPETGLHIHRVKGYVTLLAEELRSLPNYAGLLSRDYIEILALSSPLHDIGKVGVPDQILLKPGPLNADEFREMQRHTDYGRNAILSVQKKLGSMPFLKIAEDIVYTHHEKWDGTGYPRGLAGTDIPLSGRIMALADVYDALISRRVYKAPFTHTRAMEIIIDGAGTHFDPDLVSVFGEFAPGFRQVALFNSESDEQREALMC; encoded by the coding sequence ATGGAGCTTTCGCATTGCAGGGTGCTGGCGGTCGACGACACCAAGCTGAATCTGGACATACTGGTCAACTCTCTTGGGGCCGACTATGAGCTCGCCGTGGCGCTTGACGGGGTCACGGCCCTGAAGATGGTGCAGGCCTCACCCCCTGATCTGATTCTGCTCGACATCATGATGCCGGGCATGAACGGCTATGAGGTCCTGGCCAAGCTCAAGAGCCGCCCCGAGACCAGGGCGGTGCCGGTCATCATGATTTCGGCGCTCTCGGACCTGCACACCAAGTCCAGGGGTTTCCAGCTCGGAGCCGTGGACTATGTCAGCAAGCCTTTTGAAGTCGAGGAACTCAGGGCCAGGGTGCGGACGCATCTGTCGCTTGCGCAGGCTCACAAGGATCTGCGGCGGCACAACGAAATTCTGGAGGAAAAGGTCAGGGAGCGGACCCGGGAGCTCATCCTGACCCAGCAGGCCACCATCGAGAGCATGGCCGCACTGGCCGAGTATCGCGATCCCGAAACCGGACTGCACATTCATCGCGTGAAGGGCTACGTGACCTTGCTGGCCGAGGAATTGCGAAGTCTGCCCAACTACGCCGGATTGCTGAGCCGTGACTACATCGAAATCCTTGCCCTCTCTTCGCCCCTGCACGACATCGGCAAGGTGGGAGTGCCGGATCAGATTCTTCTGAAGCCCGGTCCGCTGAACGCCGACGAATTCCGGGAAATGCAGCGCCACACCGATTACGGCCGCAACGCCATCCTCTCCGTGCAGAAGAAGCTCGGCTCGATGCCTTTTTTGAAGATTGCCGAGGACATCGTGTACACCCACCACGAAAAATGGGACGGCACCGGGTATCCCAGAGGACTTGCCGGGACCGACATTCCTCTTTCGGGCAGGATCATGGCCCTGGCCGATGTGTACGATGCGCTCATCAGCCGCAGGGTCTACAAGGCGCCCTTTACCCATACCCGTGCGATGGAGATAATCATCGACGGTGCGGGGACGCATTTTGATCCCGATTTGGTGAGTGTCTTCGGCGAGTTCGCTCCGGGCTTCAGGCAGGTGGCGCTGTTCAATTCCGAGTCCGACGAACAGCGCGAAGCCCTTATGTGCTGA
- the mltG gene encoding endolytic transglycosylase MltG gives MKLWLKLFLAGIALMLLAAGATLFAARQFIETPLDMAANATVIFNVEPGENLFTVSARLEREGLVRWGEAFRTYGRLRKATLQAGEFELSASMSPRQILEVLASGKPILYRLHFPEGLTMREVALAVNATGLTTTEKFLAACRDRDFLVSQGINATDAEGYLFPETYFFPRIPDKNPYPILKALLGQFKDTVADLPQARDPEELHRMVILASLVEKETAVPSERGTVAGVYANRLRVGMLLQCDPTIIYGLGEDFDGNLRRSHLQDPKNPYNTYVHPGLPPGPICSPGAAALQAASNPEKHDLFYFVARQDGSHHFSRSLREHTNAVIKYQRRGKPFPDSSGGKGN, from the coding sequence ATGAAACTTTGGCTGAAGCTCTTTCTGGCAGGAATCGCGCTCATGCTGCTCGCAGCCGGGGCCACGCTCTTCGCGGCCCGGCAGTTCATCGAGACTCCGCTCGACATGGCCGCGAACGCCACGGTGATTTTCAATGTGGAACCGGGGGAAAACCTGTTCACGGTCTCCGCGCGACTGGAACGGGAAGGACTTGTACGCTGGGGCGAGGCTTTCCGAACCTACGGACGTTTGCGCAAGGCCACCTTGCAGGCCGGAGAATTCGAGCTCTCCGCGAGCATGTCGCCACGGCAGATCCTTGAAGTCCTGGCCTCCGGCAAACCCATCCTCTACCGTCTGCACTTCCCCGAGGGGCTGACCATGCGCGAAGTGGCACTGGCCGTGAATGCGACCGGGCTGACCACGACCGAAAAGTTCCTCGCGGCCTGCCGCGACCGGGACTTTCTTGTTTCACAGGGAATAAACGCCACAGACGCCGAAGGCTATCTCTTCCCCGAAACCTATTTTTTCCCGCGCATCCCGGACAAGAATCCCTACCCCATCCTGAAAGCCCTGCTGGGCCAATTCAAGGACACCGTCGCGGATCTGCCGCAGGCGCGGGACCCCGAAGAACTGCACCGCATGGTCATCCTGGCCTCGCTGGTGGAGAAGGAGACGGCCGTGCCCTCCGAGCGTGGCACCGTGGCCGGAGTCTATGCCAACCGCCTGCGTGTCGGCATGCTCCTGCAATGCGACCCGACCATCATCTACGGCCTGGGTGAAGATTTCGACGGCAATCTGCGCCGCTCCCATCTTCAGGACCCCAAGAATCCCTACAACACCTATGTCCACCCGGGGCTCCCCCCCGGCCCCATCTGCTCCCCCGGCGCGGCGGCACTGCAAGCCGCTTCCAACCCGGAAAAACACGACCTGTTCTACTTCGTGGCCAGACAGGACGGTTCCCACCACTTCAGCCGGTCCCTGCGTGAGCACACCAATGCGGTCATCAAGTACCAGCGCCGGGGCAAGCCGTTCCCGGACAGCTCGGGCGGGAAAGGCAATTGA
- the ruvX gene encoding Holliday junction resolvase RuvX, translating into MKILGIDYGQKRIGLAMARHGMAFPFKTVEKSTRDKLFADLMGIIESEGVEAIVLGLPLDMNGAETLTTRQVLNFRDSLARRTEIPIHLVNEALTSFDARQRLREAGVPERRHKEMLDQMAAVCILETYLGNS; encoded by the coding sequence ATGAAGATACTCGGCATCGATTACGGCCAAAAGAGAATCGGACTGGCCATGGCCCGGCACGGCATGGCCTTTCCGTTCAAAACCGTGGAAAAAAGCACCCGCGACAAGCTCTTTGCCGACCTCATGGGCATCATCGAGAGTGAAGGCGTGGAGGCCATCGTGCTGGGCCTGCCCCTTGACATGAACGGAGCCGAGACCCTCACCACCCGCCAGGTCCTGAACTTTCGCGACAGCCTGGCCAGGCGAACCGAGATTCCCATCCATCTGGTCAACGAGGCCCTGACCTCCTTTGACGCCCGGCAACGCCTCAGAGAAGCCGGCGTGCCGGAACGAAGGCACAAGGAAATGCTCGATCAGATGGCCGCGGTCTGCATTCTGGAAACGTATCTGGGGAATTCATGA
- a CDS encoding FAD-binding and (Fe-S)-binding domain-containing protein → MPQKGPHISLAPERLVKRVLGLPLEEFQTWPEYLQQLALDLAEELFIIRYNPFIPAKDVRQSVNARLQAERAALSPEYYRELSGCLERFWQSYEADQKFKATLISRLSSIMNKEQIVSTSNNLIECSTDATDLRMELPALVVFPENTTQIQGIIRLANEMGFPIVPRGGGSGLTGGAVPAKPRSVILSLSRFKDILDIDVQARTITVQSGVITLTAIQAAAAKGLLLTVDPASKAASSIGGNVSENAGGPFAFEYGTTLDNLLSYKMVLPTGDVIQITRKDHPRHKIMPEDTAVFEITDEFGNSRETITLQGDEIRGTALGKDVTNKFLGGLPGVQKEGVDGIITEATFTLYPILPHSRVMCLEFYGNSMRNAMYVIKDIVALRDEIRTQGDLVKLSALEEFGIKYVQAIEYSKKSQQFDGIPISVLIVQLDSMDEEAVLDAVHRITEICERYDNVDSFIAADAHEAEVFWHDRHQLSAISKRTSGFKLNEDIVIPLEVIPDFADFLEEQNLHYLAIAYREALQQVQLLPGIEVDDEFIRMEMDVASSIIKGKTTKESLPEQELELQTSFFFQHLKSKYPKVHEELTKIFDNMLATRVVIANHMHAGDGNCHVNLPVNSNDPRMLGLAEEAVEKIFHKVLEFKGQVSGEHGIGITKIGFLAEEKIAALRTYKKKVDPNNIFNPGKLTQRDLVVVPYTFSFNRLIKDINKTALPGKESLINLLLNVQTCTRCGKCKQVCPMYLPQKGLLFHPRNKNITLGALVEAIYYSQLQNGEPETRLLGELRKILEHCTACGKCYAICPVKIRTQDVTLQMRAYLEEKGAGGHPFKNRVLNLLSQDPQTTLPKMAKIAGIGQEMGNRAVGLLPAKWRERLDSPLLRGKGPSTQFRNLKEGLGLARGNIITAENLGSKRAVIYFPGCGAGLFYRSIGMAAVRLLLDAGVSVILPPDHLCCGYPLLASGCKDQFERIGMENQKVMEGLIRQAEAAGFVIKAVLTSCGTCREGIRNYRLKSLETRQVEFQDVVQFIIQQGKGKFGQGPEQLLYHAACHHEWTGVSPLKAGEIYASELGKMVGSKVAISPHCCGESGLGALTSPKIYNRLRLRKKEQLATDLTGYSAESPVVVGCPSCKIGISRTLLEMGVKRDVVHTLEFLARLRHGDTWRKDFHKLLAKSSAQNDVQTLTRIP, encoded by the coding sequence ATGCCTCAAAAAGGACCACATATCTCCCTTGCTCCCGAACGCCTGGTCAAACGCGTTCTGGGCCTCCCGCTCGAAGAATTCCAGACCTGGCCCGAATACCTGCAGCAGCTGGCGCTGGATCTGGCCGAAGAACTTTTCATCATCCGCTACAACCCCTTCATCCCGGCCAAGGATGTTCGCCAGAGCGTAAACGCCCGGTTGCAGGCCGAACGCGCGGCCCTGTCCCCGGAGTACTACCGCGAGCTGTCCGGTTGTCTTGAGCGTTTCTGGCAGAGCTACGAAGCCGACCAGAAATTCAAGGCCACGCTGATCTCGCGCCTGTCCTCGATCATGAACAAGGAGCAGATCGTCTCGACCTCGAACAACCTGATCGAGTGCTCCACCGACGCCACCGACCTGCGCATGGAATTGCCCGCCCTGGTCGTCTTTCCGGAAAACACCACCCAGATTCAGGGCATCATCCGTCTCGCCAACGAGATGGGCTTTCCCATCGTGCCCCGTGGCGGAGGGTCCGGCCTGACCGGCGGAGCCGTGCCAGCCAAGCCGCGCAGCGTGATTTTAAGCCTGAGCCGCTTCAAGGACATCCTCGACATCGACGTGCAGGCCCGGACCATCACCGTGCAGTCCGGAGTCATCACCCTGACCGCCATCCAGGCGGCGGCCGCCAAGGGCCTGCTCCTGACCGTGGACCCGGCCTCCAAGGCGGCCTCGTCCATCGGCGGCAACGTCTCGGAGAACGCCGGCGGTCCCTTCGCCTTCGAATACGGCACCACCCTCGATAACCTGCTGTCGTACAAGATGGTCCTGCCCACGGGTGACGTGATCCAGATCACCCGCAAGGACCATCCCCGGCACAAGATCATGCCGGAAGACACGGCAGTGTTCGAGATCACGGACGAATTCGGCAACAGCCGCGAGACCATCACCCTGCAGGGCGACGAGATCCGGGGCACGGCGCTGGGCAAGGACGTGACCAACAAATTCCTGGGCGGCCTGCCCGGAGTGCAGAAGGAAGGCGTGGACGGCATCATCACCGAGGCCACCTTCACCCTGTACCCCATCCTGCCCCACTCGCGAGTCATGTGCCTGGAATTCTACGGAAATTCCATGCGCAACGCCATGTACGTCATAAAAGACATCGTGGCCCTGCGCGACGAGATCCGCACCCAGGGCGACCTGGTCAAGCTCTCGGCCCTGGAGGAGTTTGGAATCAAGTACGTCCAGGCCATCGAATATTCGAAAAAATCGCAGCAATTCGACGGTATCCCCATTTCGGTCCTCATCGTGCAGCTCGATTCCATGGATGAAGAGGCCGTCCTCGATGCGGTGCACCGCATCACCGAGATCTGCGAACGCTACGACAACGTCGACAGCTTCATCGCGGCCGACGCCCATGAAGCGGAGGTGTTCTGGCACGACCGTCATCAGCTTTCGGCCATCTCCAAACGCACCAGCGGATTCAAGCTCAACGAGGATATCGTCATCCCCCTTGAGGTCATCCCGGATTTCGCGGACTTCCTGGAGGAGCAGAACCTCCATTACCTGGCCATCGCCTACCGCGAAGCCCTGCAACAGGTTCAGCTCCTGCCCGGCATCGAGGTCGACGACGAGTTCATCCGCATGGAGATGGACGTGGCCTCGTCCATCATCAAGGGCAAAACCACCAAGGAGAGTCTGCCCGAGCAGGAGCTGGAGCTTCAGACCTCCTTCTTCTTCCAGCATTTGAAATCCAAGTACCCCAAGGTGCACGAAGAGCTGACCAAGATCTTCGACAACATGCTGGCCACCCGCGTGGTCATCGCCAATCACATGCACGCGGGCGACGGCAACTGCCACGTCAACCTGCCGGTCAACTCCAACGATCCGCGCATGCTCGGGCTGGCCGAAGAGGCGGTGGAAAAGATTTTCCACAAGGTGCTCGAATTCAAGGGACAGGTCTCGGGAGAACATGGCATCGGCATCACCAAGATCGGCTTTCTGGCCGAGGAAAAGATCGCGGCGCTGCGGACCTACAAGAAAAAGGTCGATCCCAACAACATCTTCAACCCCGGCAAGCTGACCCAGCGCGACCTGGTGGTCGTGCCCTACACCTTCTCCTTCAACCGGCTGATAAAGGACATCAACAAGACCGCGCTGCCGGGCAAGGAAAGCCTGATCAACCTGCTCCTGAACGTCCAGACCTGCACCCGCTGCGGCAAATGCAAGCAGGTCTGCCCCATGTACCTGCCCCAGAAGGGGCTGCTCTTTCATCCGCGCAACAAGAACATCACTCTCGGCGCGCTGGTGGAGGCCATCTACTACTCGCAGTTGCAGAACGGGGAACCAGAGACGCGCCTTCTGGGCGAACTGCGCAAGATCCTTGAGCATTGCACGGCCTGCGGCAAATGCTACGCCATCTGTCCGGTGAAGATCCGCACCCAGGACGTGACCCTGCAGATGCGCGCCTACCTTGAGGAAAAAGGCGCGGGCGGACACCCGTTCAAAAACCGGGTCCTGAACCTTTTGAGCCAGGACCCGCAGACCACCCTGCCCAAGATGGCCAAGATCGCGGGCATAGGCCAGGAGATGGGCAACCGTGCCGTCGGACTGTTGCCCGCCAAATGGCGAGAGCGCCTGGACAGCCCGCTGCTGCGCGGCAAGGGCCCAAGCACCCAGTTCCGGAATCTCAAGGAAGGTCTCGGCCTGGCCAGGGGCAACATCATCACCGCCGAGAACCTCGGCAGCAAGCGCGCGGTGATCTATTTTCCGGGCTGCGGCGCGGGGCTCTTCTACCGCTCCATCGGCATGGCCGCGGTGCGCCTGCTGCTTGACGCGGGCGTGAGCGTGATCCTGCCGCCGGACCACCTGTGCTGCGGGTATCCGCTCCTGGCGTCGGGCTGCAAGGATCAATTCGAGCGCATCGGCATGGAAAATCAAAAGGTCATGGAAGGGCTGATCCGCCAGGCCGAGGCGGCTGGATTCGTCATCAAGGCGGTGCTGACCTCGTGCGGCACCTGCCGTGAAGGCATCCGCAACTATCGGCTCAAATCCCTGGAAACGAGGCAGGTGGAATTTCAGGACGTGGTCCAGTTCATCATCCAGCAGGGCAAGGGCAAATTCGGGCAGGGACCGGAGCAGCTTCTCTACCATGCGGCCTGCCATCACGAATGGACGGGAGTTTCTCCCCTCAAGGCCGGGGAAATCTACGCGTCGGAACTGGGCAAGATGGTCGGCTCCAAGGTTGCCATTTCGCCCCACTGCTGCGGCGAATCGGGCCTGGGCGCGCTGACTTCGCCCAAGATCTACAACCGTCTGCGCTTGCGCAAGAAGGAGCAGCTCGCCACCGACCTCACGGGCTACTCCGCCGAAAGCCCCGTGGTCGTCGGCTGCCCGTCCTGCAAGATCGGCATCAGCCGCACCCTGCTTGAGATGGGCGTGAAACGCGATGTCGTGCACACGCTCGAATTCCTGGCCCGGCTCAGGCACGGCGACACCTGGCGCAAGGACTTCCACAAGCTGTTGGCCAAGTCTTCAGCGCAGAACGACGTGCAGACGCTGACGCGGATTCCATGA